Proteins from a genomic interval of Synechococcus sp. A15-28:
- a CDS encoding aspartate carbamoyltransferase, whose product MAQPHTAVIEEASAPLRFQPMGPDVFGHNQPQELLAAIAEDGEPLVDLVDQHVVSIQAFRAETLLQLFRLAAKFESNPDRYCRHNTPLTGKILINAFYEPSTRTRLSFDSAWHRLGGDSINITDRSTTGIAKGESLEDVAHMFNNYGDCVVLRDSNPEAVYAMSSTLRIPIINAGNGIDEHPTQAMADLYTMFKWRPSLASKEDSPKDRIRIGVIGLPSRMRTVRSLLRILSKFPQILEEVVVIHAPEMESEAPLFDPGQLEELEASGMSIRCSSDLAAEIPDLDVVYINAIAWVGDSYEVHGGGFRLTRDLPFKPEAIVLHPLARGPELSTCLDDTPHNWYFSQARGAVFVRMALLTCMVNRAERVMDVI is encoded by the coding sequence ATGGCACAACCCCACACAGCCGTGATCGAGGAGGCTTCGGCGCCGCTCCGCTTCCAGCCGATGGGTCCTGATGTGTTCGGCCACAATCAGCCGCAGGAGCTTTTGGCCGCAATCGCTGAAGACGGTGAGCCGTTGGTGGATCTTGTCGATCAACACGTGGTGTCGATTCAGGCATTTCGTGCTGAAACCCTGCTCCAGTTGTTTCGACTGGCGGCGAAATTCGAGAGCAACCCAGACCGTTACTGCCGGCACAACACGCCGCTCACCGGCAAGATCCTGATCAACGCGTTCTACGAGCCCAGCACGCGCACACGCCTTTCCTTCGACAGCGCCTGGCATCGCCTCGGCGGTGATTCGATCAACATCACCGATCGCAGCACCACCGGCATCGCCAAGGGGGAGTCGCTCGAAGACGTGGCGCACATGTTCAACAACTACGGCGACTGCGTGGTGCTGCGCGACAGCAATCCGGAGGCCGTGTACGCCATGAGTTCCACCCTGCGGATTCCGATCATCAATGCCGGTAATGGCATTGATGAGCATCCGACACAGGCGATGGCGGATCTCTACACGATGTTCAAATGGCGTCCAAGCCTTGCTTCGAAAGAGGACTCCCCGAAGGATCGGATCCGCATCGGGGTGATCGGTTTGCCGTCGCGGATGCGCACCGTGCGTTCGCTGCTGCGGATCCTCAGCAAATTCCCCCAGATCCTGGAGGAGGTGGTGGTGATCCATGCGCCCGAGATGGAGTCGGAAGCGCCTTTGTTTGATCCAGGCCAGCTGGAGGAACTGGAAGCAAGCGGGATGTCCATCCGCTGCAGTTCAGATCTGGCTGCTGAGATTCCCGATCTGGATGTCGTCTACATCAATGCGATTGCCTGGGTTGGCGACAGCTACGAGGTGCACGGCGGTGGATTTCGTCTCACCCGGGATCTGCCGTTCAAGCCGGAGGCGATCGTGTTGCATCCCCTGGCCCGGGGTCCTGAGCTGAGCACCTGTCTCGATGACACGCCGCACAACTGGTATTTCAGCCAGGCGCGTGGGGCGGTGTTTGTGCGCATGGCACTGCTCACCTGCATGGTGAATCGTGCCGAGCGCGTGATGGATGTGATCTGA
- a CDS encoding sodium:solute symporter family protein produces MPADAAPFLAPGIAWALVVLFSVLWIALGIVWGRRGKGDADDYMLAGRNIGLALSTATLMASWVTGNTTLLAPEFGYRTGLWGMFSYALAGLGLILFAPLAVRIKQLMPHGRTSGDFIRLRYGRLAWWVFMVITAVYTLGFLMTQAMGAGLLLQALSGFDYHVGMVVVIGVATVYTLFGGMRAVIGTDFIQSLLIMVLLAVVAVLAFRQFPMPVVHARLISTHPDRLDLLLPAGLLIAWNSALFSMGEVFHNNIWWSRVFASRRSVVMTSFVLGGLAWMSIPLVTGSIGLVALARDLPLEQVNMVFPVMAADLLGAGGAALVFVVVFASLTSTLDSLLASTADLLAEDVYFRLLRPQASDAQLKQAARQMVVGLSVLTLALSWPRLDSLASVLFFTGALVASTVWPVACGLYWSSANRWAAIVAMAAGSAVGLSAYVLIAPYCAAVFSAAVSAVVMVVGSRWQPEGFDFNRLQEGV; encoded by the coding sequence ATGCCTGCTGACGCCGCACCTTTTCTGGCGCCTGGCATCGCCTGGGCCCTGGTTGTGTTGTTTTCCGTGCTGTGGATCGCCTTGGGGATCGTCTGGGGCCGCCGCGGTAAAGGAGATGCCGACGACTACATGCTGGCCGGACGCAACATCGGGTTGGCGTTGAGCACGGCCACGCTGATGGCCTCCTGGGTGACCGGAAACACCACACTGCTGGCTCCGGAATTCGGCTACAGGACTGGTCTTTGGGGCATGTTCAGTTATGCCCTGGCCGGTCTGGGCTTGATCCTGTTCGCGCCGCTGGCCGTGCGGATCAAGCAGCTGATGCCGCATGGCCGCACCAGTGGCGATTTCATCCGGTTGCGTTACGGGCGCCTGGCGTGGTGGGTGTTCATGGTGATCACCGCTGTGTACACCCTCGGTTTTCTGATGACCCAGGCCATGGGGGCCGGTCTGTTGCTTCAGGCGCTCTCCGGCTTCGATTACCACGTAGGCATGGTGGTGGTGATCGGCGTCGCCACCGTTTACACCCTGTTCGGCGGCATGCGGGCAGTGATCGGAACCGATTTCATCCAGTCGCTGCTGATCATGGTGTTGCTGGCGGTGGTGGCGGTGCTGGCGTTCCGTCAGTTCCCGATGCCGGTGGTGCATGCTCGCTTGATCAGTACGCACCCTGACCGGCTGGATCTCTTGCTTCCGGCTGGTCTGCTGATCGCCTGGAATTCCGCCCTGTTCTCGATGGGTGAAGTCTTTCACAACAACATCTGGTGGTCGCGGGTGTTCGCCAGCCGGCGCAGTGTGGTGATGACCTCGTTTGTCTTGGGGGGATTGGCCTGGATGAGTATCCCCCTGGTGACGGGATCGATCGGTCTGGTGGCGCTGGCCAGGGACCTGCCGCTGGAGCAGGTGAACATGGTGTTCCCTGTAATGGCGGCCGATCTTCTGGGGGCTGGTGGGGCGGCACTGGTGTTTGTGGTGGTCTTCGCGTCACTCACCTCCACCCTGGATTCGCTGTTGGCGTCCACGGCGGATCTGCTGGCGGAAGACGTCTATTTCCGTCTGCTGCGCCCTCAGGCGAGCGATGCACAGCTCAAGCAGGCGGCCCGGCAGATGGTGGTTGGCCTGTCTGTTCTCACCCTGGCCCTGTCCTGGCCGCGACTGGATTCGTTGGCGTCGGTGCTGTTCTTCACCGGTGCGTTGGTGGCCTCCACGGTCTGGCCTGTGGCTTGCGGTCTCTACTGGTCTTCTGCCAATCGTTGGGCAGCGATCGTCGCCATGGCAGCCGGCAGTGCCGTCGGACTATCGGCTTACGTTCTGATTGCTCCCTATTGCGCGGCAGTGTTCTCCGCAGCCGTTTCGGCTGTCGTGATGGTGGTGGGCAGCCGCTGGCAGCCGGAAGGGTTTGATTTCAATCGTCTGCAAGAGGGGGTGTGA
- a CDS encoding circularly permuted type 2 ATP-grasp protein — MFTEYRPTHGYDEYFCREQSAPRADLEPLLSSLGAMGLAELNRSHASASNLLRRLGATFRLNGSGLHGGERILPFDPLPRLIHRQEWSVLERGLVQRLEAIDQFLADVYGPQRILNDGVIPREDVESSQGWRPQMQDIAVPLNRWCHISGLDLIRDGDGTWRVLEDNLRCPSGVAYFLENRRVMKRLFPSLFQGRTVQPIDDYPSHLLRTLRDLAPWSDAPRVVLLTPGVFNSAYFEHSYLAQQMGIALVEGRDLICEDGRVWMRSTAGREPVDVIYRRIDDDFLDPNVFRRDSMLGVPGLIDAMRSVRVAIANAPGSGVADDKLIYAYVPAMIRYYLNEEPIIDNVPTYLCSRDDDRRYVLEHLNELVVKSAAEAGGYGMLIGPHASSEEIESFAVKIKAHPRNFIAQPTLQLSTVPSLSEGELYPCHVDLRPYVLRGKSDWVSPGGLTRVALKRGSLVVNSSQGGGCKDTWVVSDSAVTAGNQELVPC, encoded by the coding sequence ATGTTCACCGAGTACCGACCAACCCATGGGTACGACGAATATTTTTGCCGTGAACAGTCCGCTCCCCGCGCTGATCTGGAGCCGCTGCTGTCCTCCCTTGGAGCCATGGGGCTGGCGGAACTGAATCGCAGTCATGCATCAGCGAGCAATCTGTTGCGACGTCTTGGCGCCACCTTCCGACTCAACGGATCAGGTCTGCATGGCGGAGAGCGGATCCTTCCCTTCGATCCACTGCCAAGACTCATTCACCGTCAGGAATGGTCCGTTCTGGAGCGCGGATTGGTGCAACGCCTGGAGGCCATTGATCAGTTTCTGGCGGACGTTTATGGACCCCAACGGATCCTCAACGATGGCGTGATCCCCCGTGAGGATGTGGAGAGCTCCCAGGGCTGGCGGCCCCAGATGCAGGACATAGCCGTGCCGCTCAACCGCTGGTGCCACATCTCAGGTCTGGATCTGATCCGCGATGGCGACGGCACCTGGAGGGTTCTGGAGGACAACCTGCGCTGCCCCTCCGGCGTGGCTTATTTCCTTGAGAACCGTCGGGTGATGAAGCGGTTGTTCCCCAGCCTGTTCCAAGGGCGAACCGTGCAGCCGATCGACGATTACCCCTCCCATCTCTTGCGCACGTTGCGTGATCTGGCTCCTTGGAGTGATGCCCCACGGGTGGTGCTGCTCACCCCCGGCGTGTTCAACAGCGCCTACTTCGAGCACAGCTATCTGGCCCAGCAGATGGGCATTGCCCTTGTGGAAGGCCGCGATCTGATCTGTGAAGACGGACGCGTCTGGATGCGCAGCACGGCCGGTCGGGAACCTGTGGATGTGATCTACCGGCGCATCGATGACGATTTCCTCGATCCGAACGTGTTCCGACGCGATTCGATGCTCGGTGTCCCCGGCCTCATCGATGCCATGCGCTCCGTTCGGGTGGCCATCGCCAACGCCCCTGGGAGCGGTGTCGCTGACGACAAGCTGATCTATGCCTACGTGCCGGCCATGATCCGTTACTACCTCAACGAAGAACCGATCATCGACAACGTCCCCACCTATCTCTGCTCAAGGGACGACGACCGCCGTTATGTGCTCGAACATCTCAACGAACTGGTAGTAAAATCAGCCGCCGAGGCAGGCGGCTACGGAATGTTGATCGGGCCCCATGCCAGTTCTGAGGAGATTGAGAGCTTCGCGGTGAAGATCAAGGCTCACCCGCGCAATTTCATCGCCCAGCCCACCCTGCAGTTATCCACAGTTCCATCCCTGAGCGAAGGGGAGCTGTACCCCTGCCATGTGGATCTGCGCCCCTACGTGCTCCGGGGTAAAAGCGACTGGGTCAGCCCCGGCGGCTTGACTCGTGTAGCCCTGAAACGCGGTTCCCTTGTGGTGAACTCCTCCCAGGGGGGCGGCTGCAAGGACACCTGGGTGGTCAGCGACAGTGCCGTAACGGCTGGCAATCAGGAGCTCGTGCCGTGCTGA
- a CDS encoding alpha-E domain-containing protein: MLSRVADSLYWINRYVERAENISRFLEVSEAMALDCPPGSAEPWLPLVDANGDRKRFDEAYPQGTPRDVVSFLLLDRDNPNSIVSCIANARENARQIRDVITTEMWEQLNDLYWNVQDGEALWQEPDQEQLRSIRRGCQLFYGITDVTLSRDQAWLFSQLGRLIERADKTSRILDVKYFLLLPTPTEVGGVLDELQWISLLRTAGAYQMYRQSVQQAITPTSVAQFLLLDLIFPRSVRFCLQQINETLQRIQGKPHAGPPDDLECLGGQLLAQWSYVRIDALIERGLHEAIDQLQSDLNRLHGLIHRCYFTTTDLGSIPTDPSCALS, encoded by the coding sequence GTGCTGAGCCGTGTGGCCGATTCGCTGTACTGGATCAACCGGTATGTCGAGCGGGCCGAAAACATCTCCCGGTTTCTGGAAGTGAGCGAAGCCATGGCCCTGGATTGCCCCCCCGGCAGCGCTGAGCCCTGGCTTCCCCTGGTGGATGCCAATGGGGACCGCAAGCGGTTTGACGAGGCCTATCCCCAGGGCACACCACGGGACGTCGTCAGCTTTCTACTGCTGGATCGCGATAACCCCAACAGCATCGTGAGTTGCATAGCCAACGCCCGTGAGAACGCTCGCCAAATCCGCGATGTGATCACCACGGAAATGTGGGAGCAGCTCAATGACCTCTATTGGAACGTTCAAGACGGTGAGGCGCTCTGGCAGGAGCCGGATCAAGAACAGCTGCGCAGCATCCGACGCGGATGTCAGCTCTTCTACGGCATCACGGACGTGACCCTCAGTCGTGATCAAGCCTGGCTGTTCAGCCAGCTGGGACGGCTGATCGAACGGGCGGACAAAACCTCCCGCATCCTCGATGTGAAGTACTTCCTGCTGTTGCCAACGCCAACGGAGGTGGGCGGCGTTCTCGATGAATTGCAGTGGATCTCACTGCTTCGAACAGCTGGGGCTTATCAGATGTATCGCCAGAGCGTGCAGCAGGCGATAACACCAACATCAGTGGCACAATTCCTGCTCCTGGATCTGATCTTTCCCCGTTCGGTTCGCTTCTGCCTGCAACAGATCAACGAGACGTTGCAACGCATTCAAGGGAAACCCCACGCCGGCCCACCGGATGACCTGGAATGCCTGGGCGGTCAGTTGCTGGCCCAATGGAGCTACGTCCGCATCGATGCTCTGATCGAACGCGGACTGCATGAGGCCATCGATCAACTGCAAAGCGATCTGAACCGGCTGCATGGCCTAATCCACCGTTGCTATTTCACCACCACCGACCTGGGCTCCATCCCCACCGACCCGTCATGCGCGCTGAGCTGA
- a CDS encoding transglutaminase family protein, which yields MRAELTHCLTYRYEAPVQLGEHRLCLRPRAQGHQRLIHHTLQIKPDPLHSHELLAASGDAIERVRFRGSTDLLQLEARSLVETRQAAPLLTCFNGLEPSLPYPRGLLNHDLLGALEGWLPNGQHDPSAVELAQDALMGSNQQVLLFLQQLMEMIQDRVKYTQRHVGPAWPAGRTLRERVGSCRDLAMLMMECCRSVGLPARFVSGYHLAEPAPETYDLHAWTEIYLPGAGWRGFDPSAGGEITSRYIVLASSSKPDLSAAVQGSFTGPPATTSHLSWTIDADVEPRTIASCSQTMVQAA from the coding sequence ATGCGCGCTGAGCTGACCCATTGCCTCACGTACCGCTACGAGGCTCCGGTGCAGCTCGGAGAACACCGCCTCTGTCTGCGGCCCCGGGCCCAGGGTCATCAACGGCTGATCCACCACACACTGCAGATCAAACCGGACCCCTTACACAGCCATGAGCTGTTGGCCGCCAGTGGCGATGCGATCGAGCGCGTGCGCTTCCGAGGCAGCACCGATTTGCTGCAGCTCGAAGCCAGGAGCTTGGTGGAAACCCGGCAGGCCGCACCGCTGCTCACCTGTTTCAACGGACTTGAACCCTCGCTTCCCTATCCGCGCGGTCTGCTGAACCACGACCTGCTGGGGGCTCTGGAAGGGTGGCTGCCCAACGGTCAACACGACCCCTCAGCTGTGGAACTGGCGCAGGACGCTCTGATGGGAAGCAATCAGCAGGTGCTGCTTTTTCTCCAGCAACTGATGGAGATGATCCAGGACCGGGTCAAGTACACCCAGCGCCATGTTGGCCCAGCCTGGCCAGCGGGCCGGACCCTGCGGGAGCGTGTGGGCTCATGCCGTGATCTGGCAATGCTAATGATGGAGTGCTGCCGCAGCGTGGGGCTGCCGGCTCGGTTTGTGAGTGGTTACCACCTAGCCGAACCAGCACCCGAGACCTACGACCTGCACGCCTGGACCGAGATCTATCTGCCAGGTGCCGGCTGGCGCGGTTTTGATCCCAGTGCTGGTGGTGAAATCACCTCGCGTTACATCGTGCTCGCCAGTTCCTCTAAACCGGATCTCAGTGCAGCGGTTCAGGGAAGCTTTACAGGACCCCCAGCAACGACAAGCCACCTGAGCTGGACCATTGACGCCGATGTAGAACCTCGAACGATCGCTTCGTGCAGCCAAACCATGGTTCAGGCCGCCTGA
- a CDS encoding redox protein → MFELLAYERFRDTPAVRFFDVTVDTSNARDLVIHSGPATSPPNDPDSGAWQFYLHPHQEDNLLAASGGRTFYLVNLAWDQPFHIVRLDSGGDILRIPPGTFHRSVSDPDGSVVLNQAVREEGVSLVQEFRVYNSARIPALLAVTSFQAPPPSLHGVEPLLQAA, encoded by the coding sequence ATGTTTGAACTGCTGGCCTACGAACGCTTCCGCGACACACCAGCGGTGCGTTTTTTCGACGTCACGGTGGACACCTCCAATGCCCGCGATCTGGTGATCCACAGTGGCCCGGCCACCAGTCCACCCAATGATCCCGACAGCGGGGCCTGGCAGTTCTATCTCCATCCGCACCAGGAAGACAATCTTCTGGCCGCCAGTGGTGGGCGAACCTTTTATCTTGTCAACCTGGCCTGGGATCAGCCGTTCCACATCGTGCGACTCGATAGTGGCGGCGACATCCTGCGCATCCCGCCCGGTACGTTTCACCGGTCGGTGTCGGATCCCGACGGTTCGGTTGTTCTCAACCAGGCGGTCCGGGAGGAGGGGGTGTCGTTGGTGCAGGAATTCCGCGTCTACAACAGTGCCCGCATTCCAGCGCTGTTGGCGGTCACCTCGTTTCAGGCTCCGCCTCCCAGTCTCCATGGTGTCGAGCCGCTGCTTCAGGCGGCCTGA
- a CDS encoding radical SAM protein — MTPASALVDQRSRPLRVLRLSLTARCNLACPYCCPDLEDPPDLLSLEQQLRLIRVACRLGIHTLRLTGGEPLLSARLLPLLQAIAAARATPGDPLQGLQQVTLTTNGVLLSDQRARDLRQAGLDRITVSLDGVDGAVVARMAGRPTATAGESLLRKVLSGLASARSAGFDPLAGELKLNAVIQRGVNEDQLLPLADLARDQGVELRLIEYMDVGNRNQWRPDQVLSAAEMVARIRARWPLQAVGRPSGGTAQRWSYVDGGGHLGVIASISEPFCCDCNRLRVTADGQAFRCLFASVGTDLKPALHCEAELLRLVADLWRRRDDRYSEERQRTTGSMPHAEMAYLGG; from the coding sequence ATGACACCAGCTTCAGCGCTTGTCGATCAGCGGTCGCGGCCGTTGAGAGTGCTTCGGTTGTCGTTGACGGCCCGCTGCAACCTGGCATGTCCTTACTGCTGTCCGGATCTTGAGGATCCGCCGGATTTGCTCAGCCTGGAGCAGCAGCTGCGCCTGATCCGTGTCGCCTGTCGGCTGGGGATTCACACCCTGCGGCTCACGGGAGGCGAGCCCTTGCTCAGTGCTCGGCTTCTGCCTCTGTTGCAGGCCATCGCGGCAGCACGGGCAACGCCTGGCGATCCACTACAGGGTCTTCAGCAGGTGACCCTGACCACCAATGGCGTCTTGCTGAGCGACCAGCGAGCTCGCGACCTCAGGCAGGCCGGTTTGGATCGCATCACCGTGAGCCTTGATGGCGTGGATGGGGCTGTGGTGGCGCGGATGGCAGGACGACCAACTGCCACAGCGGGGGAGTCATTGCTGCGGAAGGTGCTCAGTGGATTGGCTTCGGCTCGTTCCGCTGGTTTTGACCCTTTGGCGGGGGAACTCAAGCTCAATGCCGTGATCCAACGGGGGGTGAATGAGGATCAGCTTCTGCCTCTGGCGGATCTGGCTCGTGATCAAGGTGTGGAATTGCGTCTGATTGAGTACATGGATGTGGGCAACCGCAATCAGTGGAGGCCGGATCAGGTGCTGTCAGCCGCGGAGATGGTGGCGCGGATCAGGGCACGGTGGCCGCTTCAGGCAGTTGGCCGACCCAGCGGCGGAACAGCTCAGCGTTGGAGTTATGTCGATGGTGGTGGACATCTCGGCGTGATCGCCTCGATCAGCGAGCCATTTTGCTGCGATTGCAATCGACTGCGGGTCACAGCTGATGGACAGGCGTTTCGCTGCCTCTTCGCGTCGGTGGGGACTGATCTGAAACCCGCTCTGCACTGTGAGGCGGAATTGCTGCGGCTGGTTGCTGATCTCTGGCGGCGCCGTGACGACCGTTACAGCGAGGAGCGCCAGCGGACGACCGGTTCCATGCCCCATGCCGAAATGGCTTATCTCGGTGGTTGA
- a CDS encoding molybdenum cofactor guanylyltransferase, which produces MLCACLFSGGESRRMGQDKALLPHPSGGVWLTALVDQVRLLGLPLQVVSRHQAHADQLADCPGVTVVQEPPPWQGPLQALGRVLPGTPAEALLVLPVDMPRLSAAVLQQLINSWYEKPDQIAVAQDGQRLQPLLAVIPTGEPFQTRLAEQLARGERRWMAWLASVPHRPVVLPSQALLNANRPEDLAALMA; this is translated from the coding sequence ATGTTGTGTGCCTGCTTGTTCAGCGGTGGAGAGAGCCGGCGCATGGGTCAGGACAAAGCTCTGCTGCCACACCCCAGTGGAGGGGTCTGGCTGACTGCCCTGGTGGATCAGGTGCGGCTTCTCGGTTTGCCATTGCAGGTGGTCAGCCGCCATCAGGCCCATGCGGATCAACTGGCTGATTGCCCCGGCGTCACCGTTGTGCAGGAGCCACCGCCCTGGCAGGGGCCGCTGCAGGCTCTCGGACGCGTGTTGCCTGGCACCCCTGCTGAAGCTCTGCTGGTGCTGCCGGTGGACATGCCTCGGCTCAGTGCTGCTGTTCTTCAGCAGTTGATCAACTCCTGGTATGAGAAGCCTGATCAGATCGCCGTTGCCCAGGATGGGCAGCGCCTGCAGCCATTGCTGGCGGTGATTCCAACGGGAGAACCGTTTCAAACCAGGCTCGCTGAGCAGTTGGCCCGCGGTGAACGGCGTTGGATGGCTTGGTTGGCGTCGGTGCCCCATCGGCCGGTGGTGCTGCCGTCTCAGGCCTTGCTGAATGCCAACCGTCCGGAGGATCTGGCAGCGTTGATGGCATGA
- a CDS encoding nitrate reductase, whose amino-acid sequence MSDGPRSVRSQCPYCGVGCGLELLPPAVKGQAVKRDAEGNPMWTARGDREHPSSLGQVCIKGATVGDTLARGRLRQPLFRSKLTDDFAPISWDDALNTITGQIQASVARRGKADGIAMYGSGQFHTEDYYLAQKLLKGALGTNNFDANSRLCMSSAVAGYTRSLGSDGPPCSYEDLDHCTVAFLIGTNTAECHPVLFQRLLKRKRKNPGSVTIVVVDPRRTDTAKAADIHLPIAPGSDLALLHGIAHLVLRDNGQDPAFIDDHTENYDAFFDVAARWTPRRVALFCNIPEKRLRDVAALFHRRQKVLSLWSMGVNQRREGTAVVQGLINLHLLTGQIGKEGAGPFSLTGQPNAMGGREAGGLAHLLPGYRLVGNAAHRAEVELAWQLPAGRIASKPGLAAWQQVEAMERGELDLWWVAATNPLVSMPDLDRVKQAMGNCPLVVVSEAYADSETSHYAHLLLPAAQWSEKAGAMTNSERRVTFCPAYRRSFGESRPDWDVFAEVGRRLGFTEQFSFGSAAEVYAEFTRLTQGRLCDVSGLSHELLAQEGPQQWPYPNGSTPGTAAKRLYTNHQFATPSGRARFSTDQPLGLAEPPCDTYPLVLTVGRYLGQWHTMTRTGKVERLVKLHPEPLLEIHPRDAQELKVENGALAGISSRRGHLTATVKVTDRIRCGTVFLPMHWGFTQEKACEANTLMHDDACPVSKQPELKACAVIVAPAVSVVKPVEQEKGRLEALRRLLTPALR is encoded by the coding sequence ATGTCTGACGGCCCCCGCAGTGTTCGCAGCCAGTGCCCCTACTGCGGAGTGGGCTGCGGTCTTGAGCTGCTGCCTCCGGCCGTGAAGGGTCAAGCCGTGAAGCGGGATGCAGAAGGCAACCCGATGTGGACCGCCCGCGGCGACCGGGAGCACCCCTCCAGCCTGGGCCAGGTGTGCATCAAGGGGGCCACCGTCGGCGACACCCTGGCCAGGGGCCGCCTGCGCCAACCCCTGTTCCGCAGCAAGCTCACAGACGACTTTGCACCAATCAGCTGGGACGACGCTCTCAACACAATCACCGGCCAGATCCAGGCGAGCGTGGCCAGGCGCGGCAAAGCCGATGGCATCGCCATGTACGGCTCCGGGCAGTTCCACACCGAGGATTACTACCTGGCCCAGAAACTGCTGAAAGGCGCCCTGGGCACCAACAATTTCGATGCCAACTCGCGGCTGTGCATGAGCTCAGCCGTGGCCGGCTACACCCGCAGCCTGGGTTCCGATGGCCCCCCCTGCAGCTATGAGGACCTCGACCACTGCACGGTGGCTTTTCTGATCGGCACCAACACCGCCGAGTGCCATCCAGTGCTGTTCCAGCGGCTGCTGAAGCGGAAACGCAAGAACCCCGGCAGCGTCACGATCGTGGTGGTGGATCCCCGTCGCACCGACACCGCCAAGGCCGCCGATATTCATTTGCCGATTGCCCCTGGCAGCGACCTGGCCCTGCTGCATGGCATTGCTCACCTGGTGCTGCGGGACAACGGCCAGGACCCGGCCTTCATCGACGACCACACCGAGAACTACGACGCCTTCTTCGACGTGGCCGCCCGCTGGACCCCCAGGCGAGTGGCCCTGTTCTGCAACATCCCCGAGAAACGTCTGCGGGACGTGGCGGCTCTGTTTCACCGACGCCAGAAGGTGCTCAGCCTCTGGTCGATGGGGGTGAACCAGCGCCGAGAAGGAACGGCCGTGGTGCAGGGGTTGATCAACCTGCATCTGCTCACTGGTCAGATCGGCAAAGAAGGGGCAGGGCCCTTCTCCCTGACCGGCCAACCCAATGCCATGGGCGGCCGCGAAGCCGGGGGGCTCGCCCACCTGCTGCCGGGCTATCGGTTGGTGGGGAATGCCGCGCACCGCGCCGAGGTGGAACTGGCCTGGCAGCTGCCGGCAGGCCGCATTGCCTCCAAACCCGGACTCGCCGCCTGGCAGCAGGTGGAAGCGATGGAACGGGGCGAACTGGACCTCTGGTGGGTGGCCGCCACGAATCCGCTGGTCAGCATGCCGGACCTGGATCGGGTCAAACAGGCCATGGGGAACTGCCCGCTCGTGGTGGTGAGCGAGGCCTACGCCGATTCGGAAACATCCCACTACGCCCACCTCCTGCTGCCGGCTGCCCAATGGAGTGAAAAAGCCGGAGCCATGACCAATTCCGAACGGCGTGTCACCTTCTGCCCCGCCTACCGCCGAAGCTTCGGCGAAAGCCGTCCGGACTGGGACGTGTTTGCTGAGGTGGGCCGCCGGCTGGGCTTTACCGAACAGTTCAGCTTCGGCTCCGCCGCAGAGGTCTACGCCGAATTCACCCGACTCACCCAGGGACGCCTCTGTGACGTCAGTGGCCTGAGCCATGAATTACTGGCGCAGGAGGGTCCCCAGCAGTGGCCTTATCCCAACGGAAGCACTCCCGGCACAGCAGCCAAACGGCTGTATACCAACCACCAGTTCGCGACCCCCAGCGGCCGCGCCCGTTTCAGCACCGACCAGCCGCTCGGGCTGGCGGAACCCCCCTGCGACACCTACCCACTCGTGCTGACCGTTGGTCGTTACCTGGGTCAGTGGCACACCATGACCCGCACTGGAAAGGTGGAGCGATTGGTGAAACTGCACCCCGAGCCGTTGCTGGAGATTCATCCTCGGGATGCCCAGGAGCTGAAAGTGGAGAACGGAGCCCTGGCGGGCATCAGTTCTCGGCGCGGTCACCTCACCGCCACGGTGAAAGTGACCGATCGCATTCGCTGCGGGACTGTGTTCCTGCCGATGCACTGGGGATTCACCCAGGAGAAGGCTTGCGAAGCCAACACGCTGATGCATGACGATGCCTGCCCGGTGTCCAAGCAACCGGAACTGAAAGCCTGCGCAGTGATCGTGGCGCCAGCCGTGTCGGTGGTGAAGCCGGTGGAACAGGAGAAGGGTCGCCTGGAGGCGTTGCGGCGCCTGCTCACCCCAGCACTTCGCTGA
- a CDS encoding nitrate reductase associated protein yields MASTTQSASHCFAFEQDFIGTWRCIPLCVRRKLDLCGIKLKLSHWLALTQNQRQALVDWADDPEALAQLGQHLREVTRGMADGVVKDLPPAVDAPWQQQTVLPAEIQSAAASRGVELTLQQWAAMPELDRFALCKLVRPGHDHQNLEAALSEVLG; encoded by the coding sequence ATGGCCAGCACCACGCAATCCGCCAGCCATTGCTTTGCTTTCGAGCAGGATTTCATCGGGACCTGGCGGTGCATTCCGCTTTGCGTGCGCCGCAAGTTGGATCTTTGCGGCATCAAGCTGAAATTGAGTCACTGGTTGGCGCTGACCCAGAACCAGCGCCAGGCTTTGGTGGATTGGGCCGACGATCCAGAGGCGCTCGCTCAGCTTGGGCAGCATCTGCGGGAGGTCACCCGAGGGATGGCGGATGGAGTGGTGAAGGATTTGCCGCCTGCTGTGGATGCGCCCTGGCAACAGCAGACCGTTTTACCGGCAGAGATCCAGAGCGCTGCAGCGTCCCGTGGTGTGGAGTTAACGCTTCAGCAGTGGGCGGCGATGCCTGAGTTGGATCGCTTTGCGCTGTGCAAATTGGTGCGGCCTGGGCATGACCACCAAAACCTGGAGGCTGCCCTCAGCGAAGTGCTGGGGTGA